A genome region from Salvia splendens isolate huo1 chromosome 19, SspV2, whole genome shotgun sequence includes the following:
- the LOC121779663 gene encoding biosynthetic peptidoglycan transglycosylase-like, whose product MIHVRPNHFSDPTFFSTAAAPPFPTISGKGTRSLSFTSTLNHKLPLNTNYQLSSSLQRHYSLNRSSTFSQYLFLSAFSVALLILRLTSSVILPDFSHRWRQLIAFSSHAEAELIDAPDYLFDAAVAYEDRRFFSHFGVDAIGVARAVVSLSARGGGSTITQQLVKNTLLKNERTFLRKFVEMVLAVALERRISKLRILSAYLCKIYWGHGIYGINSASKFYFGKHPSLLTLGECALLVGMIPAPEVRSPFRDYHRGKTFQARVLKRMVGGRFLNLEAALSAMRKSDPLKFVKAPETPIKLGLEDSWEWETESSVWEVREEMEKWARSFTAKEFERT is encoded by the exons ATGATCCATGTCCGACCAAACCACTTTTCCGATCCTACATTCTTCTCCACCGCCGCAGCGCCGCCATTTCCAACAATCTCCGGCAAAGGCACTCGGTCGCTATCGTTTACATCAACATTAAACCATAAATTACCCCTAAACACCAACTACCAATTGAGCTCCTCCTTACAACGCCATTATTCCCTCAATCGCAGCTCAACCTTTTCCCAGTATTTGTTCCTCTCCGCATTCTCCGTCGCTCTCTTGATTCTCCGCCTTACTTCCTCCGTAATCCTTCCAGATTTCTCTCACCGTTGGCGCCAGCTGATTGCCTTTTCTTCCCACGCCGAGGCCGAGCTCATCGACGCCCCCGATTACCTCTTCGATGCCGCCGTCGCCTATGAAGACCGCCGCTTCTTTAGCCACTTCGGCGTCGACGCGATTGGCGTGGCACGCGCCGTTGTCTCGCTGTCTGCGCGTGGCGGCGGCAGCACTATTACGCAGCAG CTTGTCAAAAACACTCTTTTGAAGAACGAGCGCACATTTTTGAGGAAATTTGTGGAAATGGTGCTGGCAGTAGCACTCGAGAGGAGAATTTCAAAATTGAGAATCTTGAGTGCTTACTTGTGTAAG ATATACTGGGGACATGGCATTTACGGAATAAATTCTGCATCGAAGTTTTATTTTGGAAAACATCCGTCTCTTCTTACTTTGGGTGAATGCGCCCTGCTCGTGGGGATGATCCCCGCCCCAGAGGTCCGATCACCATTCCGAGATTACCATAG AGGAAAGACCTTCCAAGCTAGAGTCTTGAAGAGGATGGTTGGTGGCCGTTTCCTCAATCTTGAGGCTGCACTTTCTGCCATGAGAAAATCCGATCCATTGAAATTTGTGAAG GCGCCAGAAACTCCGATAAAGTTGGGTTTGGAGGACTCGTGGGAGTGGGAAACAGAGAGCTCTGTATGGGAAGTGAGGGAAGAGATGGAGAAATGGGCAAGGAGTTTCACAGCTAAAGAATTTGAGAGAACTTAA
- the LOC121779664 gene encoding selenoprotein K-like has protein sequence MAYVERGVIKDKRSIWRLKTITDFFWAIINMIGVFFATMFSMEKSEAYRKGSGASKKWDGGGPGGPGSGPYGGGPRGPPRGLDNVRGIDHSAAPACGSCCGG, from the exons ATGGCATACGTCGAGAGAG GTGTTATCAAAGATAAGAGATCAATATGGCGACtgaaaacaatcacagactTCTTCTGGGCCATAATCAACATGATTGGGGTCTTTTTTGCCACGATGTTTTCG atggagaagtCTGAAGCCTACCGGAAAGGGTCCGGTGCCAGCAAGAAATGGGACGGTGGTGGTCCAGGAGGTCCGGGAAGTGGCCCATACGGTGGTGGTCCACGTGGGCCACCTCGTGGACTAGATAACGTTAGAGGAATAGATCACA GTGCAGCTCCTGCCTGTGGCTCTTGCTGTGGAGGTTAA
- the LOC121780133 gene encoding protein GET1-like, whose amino-acid sequence MTLNLYVFMTLTGFGNFDPVKDPTNYNLVDPPLMDTVAVPRGGWTAVRFRANNPGKKEATQLHRAREIEEMDDTQTEQRKLFAAPVIFILVFAFHIVSNYIDSQKNKKGSGENLDGKLRREIKQLLKEASTLSQPSTFAQAAKLRRTAAAKEKELARYLEMKEKDMKLSVSAYGKHLMISKVFTYFVLILWFWKIPVATISDQLVHPFGRLLSWRAGSSLKDSVVIGIIPWLIVSTRVSKFVCRKVFE is encoded by the exons ATGACGTTGAATTTGTACGTGTTCATGACCTTGACTGGGTTCGGGAACTTTGACCCGGTTAAGGATCCGACCAACTATAACCTCGTCGACCCGCCGTTGATGGACACGGTGGCGGTTCCGAGAGGAGGATGGACTGCTGTCAGATTTAGAGCCAACAATCCAG gaaaaaaaGAGGCAACACAGTTACACAGAGCCAGAGAAATCGAAGAAATGGATGACACTCAAACGGAGCAGAGGAAATTGTTTGCAGCGCCAGTGATTTTCATCCTTGTATTTGCTTTCCACATCGTGTCTAACTATATCGATTCCCAAAAAAATAAg AAAGGATCCGGCGAAAATTTGGACGGTAAATTGCGACGCGAAATCAAGCAGCTTTTGAAGGAGGCCAGTACTTTGTCGCA GCCTTCAACGTTTGCTCAAGCTGCAAAACTAAGAAGAACAGCAGCTGCAAAGGAGAAGGAACTTGCAAGAT ATCTAGAGATGAAAGAGAAGGATATGAAGTTGTCAGTTAGTGCATATGGAAAACACTTGATGATATCAAAG GTATTTACGTATTTTGTGCTGATTTTATGGTTCTGGAAGATACCCGTGGCCACAATATCTGATCAACTCGTGCACCCATTTG gaaggttgcTTTCTTGGAGAGCAGGAAGTTCTTTGAAGGACAGTGTTGTG ATTGGAATCATACCATGGTTGATAGTATCCACCAGAGTGAGCAAGTTTGTTTGCAGGAAGGTATTCGAGTAA
- the LOC121779662 gene encoding protein KRI1 homolog, whose amino-acid sequence MDRLQLFAGAGDSSDEDISKIEIDQEFAKRYEHNKKREELHRYEALKKQGKVDSSDSEESSSEEEFTKPSKKTDAKFFDALIKVKNQDPILREPDAKLFDSNTDDSDEDEDSAIKKKEKKGKPMYLKDVVSKQLIEAGPELSDEEEENGDDANKVKSYSQELEERRKLIVQSLDEGETDGDDDDGDFLRVKSGKDEEDEEEDDVLGEKMDKYFGEDTNLDDEMMFLKDFFRKRLYDEESNVRGDVEVDISEDEDEVEKQEDYEREFNFRFEENAGDRVMGHSRRVEGSVRKKDNARKSQRERKEERMAQAEFERKEELKRLKNLKKKEINEKLEKIREVAGIGKAEGVFLDKDDLEDEFDPEAHYRKMKEAFGEEYYGAEDVDPQFGSDDDEDEEGLEKPDFDKEDELLGLDKGWDEVDEAGAGFKSVRERIMKDRLAKGEEDVVDEDEGDERKERGSKRKRKHKPSEVEKAVIEELLDEYYKLDYEDTIGDLKTRFKYRPVKAKRFGLTSEEILALDDKELNQYVSLKKIAPYREKEWKVPRIKTIQLKESKYRKGNSSRAVDEDKKGRHHEGKGKEVEDKAVGSEKSQPVESNGDEATISRKRKRKQQQAELKISQSRLMAYGKIPSKSKSKN is encoded by the coding sequence ATGGATCGTTTACAACTCTTCGCCGGCGCCGGAGATTCTTCAGACGAAGACATTTCCAAAATCGAAATCGACCAGGAATTCGCCAAACGCTACGAGCACAACAAGAAGCGAGAGGAGCTTCACAGGTACGAAGCCCTCAAGAAGCAGGGCAAAGTCGACTCGTCGGATTCCGAGGAATCCTCGTCGGAGGAGGAGTTCACGAAACCGAGTAAGAAGACCGACGCCAAATTCTTCGATGCGTTGATTAAGGTGAAAAATCAAGACCCGATTTTGAGGGAGCCTGATGCGAAATTGTTCGATTCAAACACCGATGACAGCGATGAAGACGAGGATTCTGCTAttaagaagaaggagaagaagggGAAGCCGATGTATTTGAAAGATGTTGTTTCGAAGCAATTGATTGAGGCGGGTCCAGAGCTGAGTGATGAAGAGGAGGAAAATGGGGATGATGCTAATAAGGTGAAGAGTTATTCGCAAGAGCTGGAGGAGAGGAGGAAGCTGATAGTGCAATCTTTGGATGAGGGGGAAActgatggtgatgatgatgatggggaTTTTTTGAGAGTGAAGAGTGGGAAGgatgaggaggatgaggaggaggatgatgTCCTTGGGGAGAAGATGGATAAGTATTTTGGGGAGGATACGAATTTGGATGACGAAATGATGTTTTTGAAGGATTTTTTCAGGAAAAGGTTGTATGATGAGGAAAGTAATGTGCGGGGCGATGTGGAGGTAGACATTTCGGAGGACGAGGATGAGGTGGAAAAGCAAGAGGATTACGAGAGGGAGTTTAACTTTAGGTTTGAGGAGAATGCTGGCGACAGGGTGATGGGGCATTCGAGGAGAGTGGAAGGATCTGTGAGGAAGAAGGACAATGCGAGGAAGTCGCAGAGGGAGAGGAAGGAGGAGAGGATGGCGCAAGCGGAGTTTGAGAGAAAGGAGGAGTTGAAGAGGTTGAAGAacttgaagaagaaagagataAATGAGAAGCTGGAGAAGATTAGGGAGGTAGCTGGGATTGGGAAGGCGGAAGGGGTCTTTTTAGATAAGGATGATTTAGAGGATGAGTTTGACCCCGAGGCTCATTATAGGAAGATGAAGGAAGCATTCGGTGAGGAGTATTATGGTGCTGAGGACGTGGATCCGCAGTTTGGGAGCGATGACGATGAAGACGAGGAGGGTCTTGAGAAACCGGATTTTGATAAGGAAGATGAGTTGCTTGGACTTGATAAGGGTTGGGATGAGGTGGATGAGGCCGGTGCAGGGTTCAAGTCGGTAAGAGAACGAATAATGAAAGATAGGTTGGCTAAAGGGGAGGAAGATGTGgtggatgaagatgaaggcgatgAGCGAAAGGAGAGAGGGAgtaagaggaagagaaagcacAAACCGAGTGAAGTAGAGAAGGCAGTTATAGAGGAGCTCTTGGATGAGTACTATAAGTTGGATTATGAGGACACCATAGGAGATTTGAAAACAAGATTCAAATACAGACCAGTAAAGGCTAAGAGATTTGGATTGACCTCGGAAGAGATTCTTGCGCTGGACGACAAGGAACTGAATCAGTATGTCTCTTTGAAGAAGATAGCTCCATATAGGGAGAAGGAATGGAAGGTGCCTAGAATCAAGACTATCCAGCTAAAGGAAAGTAAATACCGAAAGGGAAATAGTTCTCGGGCTGTTGATGAGGATAAGAAGGGGAGGCACCATGAGGGTAAGGGAAAAGAGGTGGAGGATAAGGCGGTGGGAAGTGAAAAATCACAACCCGTGGAGTCGAATGGGGACGAGGCAACTATTTCCagaaagaggaagagaaaacaGCAACAGGCTGAACTCAAGATTTCTCAGTCCAGGCTTATGGCATATGGGAAAATTCCCTCCAAATCGAAGAGCAAGAATTGA
- the LOC121779894 gene encoding fluoride export protein 1, whose protein sequence is MDHQNPELESRRSGSFGRLSAVSSSRRCSLSTSFSLPRHADDAIESESVSEVGDIGDRALHSNRVSASGRSHFSLENFAENGAVVPVLDDNLLQPYSDASFHVAPDLENLSPLSIDAMVQNEEKKIDEKEVPWLLEYTTCLLSLAVFGILGILVRYGLQNLFGPDVIGATSDRSYMYPDLPSNMVGSFLMGWFGVVFKPDIMKVSDQLSIGLSTGFLGSLTTFSGWNQKMLDLSVNGEWVFAVLGVVIGLFLVAYSIIFGIETAKGLKWLLQKRSNSRPLCPCFGDSTSHKYSCLTTFMVMLLLVLALLWSVFGALEKREFDSGSSEAQLFLACMVGPLGVWIRWYLARLNGRGLGRDAALKWMPFGTLAANVSAACVMAALATLKKAVRSKECNTVASGVQLGLLGCLSTVSTFVAEFHAMRESKHPWRAYAYAAITIVVSFTLGTLIYSVPVWVRGYD, encoded by the exons ATGGATCATCAGAATCCAGAACTAGAATCCAGAAGGAGTGGCTCATTTGGTCGACTGAGTGCAGTGAGCTCTTCAAGAAGGTGCTCGTTGAGCACATCTTTTTCTCTGCCACGACACGCTGATGATGCGATCGAGAGTGAGTCTGTCTCGGAGGTAGGGGATATTGGTGATAGAGCCCTTCACAGCAATAGAGTCAGTGCAAGTGGCAGGAGTCACTTCTCCTTGGAGAATTTCGCAGAGAATGGCGCTGTCGTTCCAGTTCTAGATGACAATCTCTTGCAGCCTTACTCGGATGCTTCTTTTCATGTAGCACCAGATTTAGAGAACCTTTCCCCCCTCTCTATTGATGCAATGGTTCAAAATGAAGAAAAGAAGATT GACGAGAAAGAAGTTCCGTGGTTGTTAGAGTACACTACCTGCCTCCTTTCTCTTGCTGTGTTTGGAATTCTAGGG ATTCTAGTTCGATATGGCCTTCAAAATCTCTTCGGACCAGATGTAATTGGTGCAACGAGTGACCGGAGTTACATGTACCCCGATCTCCCTTCCAACATG GTAGGTTCGTTTCTGATGGGGTGGTTCGGTGTGGTCTTCAAACCCGACATCATGAAAGTATCGGATCAATTATCTATTGGTTTATCAACAGGTTTCTTAGGAAGCCTCACAACCTTCAGTGGCTGGAATCAGAAGATGCTTGACCTCAGCGTTAACGGGGAATGGGTATTCGCAGTTCTTGGCGTCGTTATAG GCTTGTTTCTAGTCGCCTACTCGATCATTTTCGGGATTGAGACCGCCAAGGGCTTGAAATGGCTACTCCAAAAACGATCAAACTCGCGACCTCTCTGTCCTTGCTTCGGTGATTCCACCTCACACAAGTACTCCTGCCTAACGACGTTCATGGTGATGCTTCTGCTGGTGCTAGCCCTGCTGTGGAGCGTGTTCGGAGCCTTAGAGAAACGAGAGTTTGATTCTGGAAGCAGCGAGGCACAGCTGTTCCTAGCTTGCATGGTGGGGCCGTTGGGCGTTTGGATTAGGTGGTACTTGGCTCGTCTCAACGGGCGTGGCCTAGGCAGAGACGCGGCCCTTAAATGGATGCCCTTTGGCACTCTTGCTGCCAATGTTTCTGCTGCTTGTGTCATGGCTGCACTCGCGACGCTGAAAAAGGCG GTGAGAAGTAAGGAGTGCAATACTGTGGCAAGTGGGGTCCAGTTGGGTCTGCTTGGCTGCCTGAGCACGGTGTCGACGTTCGTCGCGGAGTTTCATGCGATGAGGGAGAGCAAGCATCCATGGAGGGCTTATGCTTATGCAGCCATCACTATTGTTGTTTCATTCACTTTGGGAACTCTTATCTACTCTGTTCCAGTCTGGGTGAGGGGTTATGACTAA